One Salarias fasciatus chromosome 22, fSalaFa1.1, whole genome shotgun sequence DNA segment encodes these proteins:
- the pkib gene encoding cAMP-dependent protein kinase inhibitor beta, whose translation MTEVEPVLDFASSGRSGRRNALPDILGSPAGVNPGDLPLKLAELSLKDGPGGAQSPTAEEPPAPPESAEGKEGS comes from the exons ATGACAGAGGTGGAACCCGTGTTGGACTTCGCCTCCTCGGGGCGCTCAGGGAGGAGGAATGCCCTCCCCGACATCCTGGGCTCTCCGGCGGGCGTCAACCCCGGCGACCTGCCTCTGAAGCTGGCTGAGCTGTCCCTCAAAG ATGGTCCAGGAGGGGCCCAGTCGCCCACGGCGGAGGAGCCTCCGGCGCCGCCGGAGAGCGCGGAAGGCAAAGAGGGCTCGTAG